From the genome of Hymenobacter sp. PAMC 26628, one region includes:
- a CDS encoding GNAT family N-acetyltransferase, translating into MLRLVRTDSDNQDFQSLVMLLDHYLAEIDDDEHAFYAQFNKVASLSHVVVAYLDDAPVGCGAFKPYAAETVEIKRMFVQPAHRGQGVARAVLAALEQWAAELGYAGCVLETGQRQAAAIALYQRSGYARTPNYGQYVGVENSVCLAKALARP; encoded by the coding sequence ATGCTCCGCCTCGTCCGCACCGATTCTGATAACCAAGATTTTCAGTCGCTGGTGATGCTGCTCGACCACTATTTGGCAGAAATTGACGACGACGAGCACGCTTTCTACGCCCAGTTTAACAAGGTGGCCAGCCTCAGCCACGTGGTGGTGGCCTACCTCGATGACGCGCCCGTGGGCTGCGGCGCCTTCAAGCCTTACGCCGCCGAGACGGTCGAAATCAAGCGCATGTTTGTGCAGCCAGCGCACCGCGGGCAGGGCGTGGCGCGTGCCGTACTGGCCGCGCTGGAGCAGTGGGCCGCCGAGCTGGGCTACGCCGGCTGCGTGCTGGAAACCGGCCAGCGGCAGGCCGCGGCCATTGCCCTGTACCAGCGCAGCGGCTACGCCCGCACGCCCAACTACGGGCAGTACGTGGGCGTCGAAAACAGCGTGTGCTTAGCCAAAGCGCTGGCCCGGCCCTAG